Proteins encoded by one window of Kribbella flavida DSM 17836:
- a CDS encoding cryptochrome/photolyase family protein yields MAAVMWFRRDLRLADNPALLDAVAAGDGRVAGVFVLDPALWDAAGDPRRAQLLSSLRSLSAAMDGKLVVRRGDPATVIPELAAELGAASVHVTTDYGPYGVRRDQAVENALSCPLVATGSPYAVAPGRILNGQGRSYQVFTPYFRAWLEHGWRQPAEAPATIEWIAARGDALPAAGTIEGAGEVAAREHWTQWLASVGQYDDERNRPDLDSTSRMSVPLKYGEIHPRTMLTDLARHPGAGADAYRRELAWRDFCADLLARYPQAAWKPLRPEFERMVYDEPGDAFTAWCEGRTGYPIVDAGMRQLAASGFVHNRIRMVVASFLVKDLHVHWKYGARWFMARLRDGDLASNSLNWQWVAGCGADPSPYYRVFNPITQGLKFDPDGSYVRRWVPELADLPGKSVHEPWKLAAPPAGYPAPIVDHAEARLESLRRYDAIT; encoded by the coding sequence ATGGCTGCGGTGATGTGGTTCCGGCGAGACCTTCGGCTGGCGGACAATCCGGCGCTGCTGGACGCGGTGGCCGCCGGCGACGGCCGGGTGGCCGGGGTGTTCGTGCTCGACCCCGCGTTGTGGGACGCGGCGGGCGATCCGCGCCGCGCCCAGCTGCTCAGCTCGCTGCGCAGTCTGTCCGCGGCGATGGACGGCAAGCTCGTCGTCCGCCGCGGCGATCCGGCCACCGTGATCCCCGAGCTGGCGGCCGAGCTCGGGGCGGCGAGCGTGCACGTCACCACCGACTATGGCCCGTACGGCGTGCGCCGGGACCAGGCGGTCGAGAACGCGCTGAGCTGCCCGCTCGTCGCCACCGGTTCGCCGTACGCCGTGGCGCCCGGGCGGATCCTCAACGGCCAGGGCCGGTCGTACCAGGTGTTCACGCCGTACTTCCGCGCCTGGCTCGAGCACGGCTGGCGCCAACCGGCCGAGGCCCCGGCGACGATCGAGTGGATCGCTGCCCGCGGGGACGCGCTGCCCGCGGCCGGCACGATCGAAGGAGCCGGCGAAGTCGCCGCCCGGGAGCACTGGACGCAGTGGCTGGCGAGCGTCGGTCAGTACGACGACGAGCGGAACCGGCCCGACCTGGACAGCACTTCGCGGATGTCGGTGCCCTTGAAGTACGGCGAGATTCACCCGCGCACGATGCTCACCGACCTGGCCAGGCACCCCGGTGCGGGCGCCGACGCGTACCGGCGCGAGCTGGCCTGGCGCGACTTCTGCGCCGACCTGCTGGCGCGGTACCCGCAGGCGGCCTGGAAGCCGTTGCGGCCGGAGTTCGAGCGGATGGTCTACGACGAACCGGGCGACGCCTTCACCGCCTGGTGCGAGGGACGGACCGGCTACCCGATCGTCGACGCGGGCATGCGGCAACTGGCCGCCAGCGGCTTCGTGCACAACCGGATCCGGATGGTCGTCGCGTCGTTCCTGGTCAAGGACCTGCACGTGCACTGGAAGTACGGCGCCCGCTGGTTCATGGCCCGGCTGCGCGACGGCGACCTCGCCTCGAACAGCCTGAACTGGCAGTGGGTCGCCGGCTGCGGCGCCGACCCGTCGCCGTACTACCGCGTCTTCAACCCGATCACCCAGGGCTTGAAGTTCGACCCCGACGGCAGCTACGTCCGCCGCTGGGTCCCGGAGCTCGCCGACCTGCCCGGCAAGTCCGTGCACGAACCCTGGAAGCTCGCCGCCCCGCCGGCCGGCTATCCCGCACCCATCGTCGACCACGCCGAAGCCCGGCTGGAGTCCCTGCGCCGCTACGACGCGATCACGTAG
- a CDS encoding GntR family transcriptional regulator — protein MIEFHLDGRSGVSPYQQVVQQVKNALRLGLLREGDQLPTVKDVVGQLAINPNTVLKAYRELEHEGLVAARPGRGTFVTRTLTDHSLAAHGPLRQDLRRWLAKARRAGLDDDSIEALFLTTFRAAAQEDIA, from the coding sequence ATGATTGAGTTCCACCTGGACGGGCGGTCGGGGGTCTCGCCGTACCAGCAGGTCGTGCAGCAGGTGAAGAACGCGTTGCGGCTGGGGTTGCTGCGGGAGGGCGATCAACTGCCGACGGTGAAGGACGTGGTCGGGCAGCTCGCGATCAACCCGAACACGGTGCTCAAGGCCTACCGCGAGCTGGAGCACGAAGGGCTGGTCGCGGCCCGGCCCGGGCGCGGCACCTTCGTGACCCGGACGCTGACCGACCACAGTCTCGCGGCGCACGGTCCGCTGCGGCAGGACCTGCGGCGGTGGCTGGCCAAGGCCCGCAGAGCGGGTCTGGACGACGACAGCATCGAGGCGTTGTTCCTGACGACCTTTCGGGCCGCCGCTCAGGAGGACATAGCATGA
- a CDS encoding ABC transporter ATP-binding protein, whose protein sequence is MTAPPAVPPTAVPTAPPTALSARGLGKRYGRRWALTECTLDVPAGRVVGLVGPNGAGKSTLLNLAVGMLTPTTGSIDVLGAPAGGGQLPKIGFVAQDTPTYARLSVADHLRLGARLNPAWDDSLAQARIQRLGLDPKQRAGKLSGGQRAQLALTLGIAKRPELLILDEPVAALDPLARREFLQDLMEAVAEQELSVVLSSHLVSDVERSCDYLVVLVDSRVQVSGDIETLLATHHRLTGPRRDEKSMPQHQHVISASHTDRQSTFLIRTDEPILDSAWTVSQLSLEDVVLAYMGRSALTQPKDRPVLEVQR, encoded by the coding sequence ATGACCGCCCCGCCCGCAGTCCCGCCCACGGCAGTGCCCACAGCCCCGCCCACGGCACTGAGCGCCCGAGGTCTGGGCAAGAGGTACGGCCGCCGCTGGGCGCTGACCGAGTGCACCCTGGACGTCCCGGCCGGCCGCGTCGTCGGCCTGGTCGGCCCGAACGGCGCCGGCAAGAGCACGCTGCTGAACCTCGCCGTCGGCATGCTCACCCCGACCACCGGCAGCATCGACGTGCTGGGCGCCCCGGCCGGCGGCGGGCAGCTCCCCAAGATCGGGTTCGTCGCCCAGGACACCCCGACGTACGCCAGGTTGTCGGTCGCCGACCACCTCCGGCTCGGCGCCCGCCTCAACCCGGCCTGGGACGACTCCCTCGCCCAGGCGCGGATCCAGCGACTCGGCCTGGACCCGAAGCAGCGCGCCGGCAAGCTGTCCGGCGGCCAGCGCGCCCAGCTCGCCCTCACCCTGGGCATCGCCAAACGGCCCGAACTGCTGATCCTGGACGAGCCCGTCGCCGCGCTCGACCCGCTCGCCCGGCGCGAGTTCCTGCAGGACCTGATGGAGGCCGTCGCCGAGCAGGAGCTGAGCGTCGTGCTGTCCTCGCACCTGGTCTCCGACGTCGAGCGGTCCTGCGACTACCTGGTCGTGCTGGTCGACTCCCGCGTCCAGGTCAGCGGTGACATCGAGACGCTGCTGGCCACGCACCACCGGCTCACCGGCCCTCGCCGGGACGAGAAGTCGATGCCGCAGCACCAGCACGTGATCTCGGCCAGCCACACCGATCGGCAGTCCACCTTCCTGATCCGCACCGACGAGCCGATCCTCGACTCGGCCTGGACGGTCTCGCAGCTCAGCCTCGAGGACGTGGTGCTGGCCTACATGGGCCGCTCGGCGCTGACCCAGCCCAAGGACCGGCCTGTCCTGGAGGTGCAGCGATGA